Proteins encoded within one genomic window of Mesorhizobium sp. AR10:
- a CDS encoding MarR family winged helix-turn-helix transcriptional regulator: MSISMRPSQAMRLWQQVMLSQVRGGAADLTMRQTAILFTIYLDPPPHTVRGLAARLNVTKPVITRALDTMGALKLVSRHRDELDKRNVLVKRTVEGALFVERFGDGIIARAHELPI, from the coding sequence ATGTCGATTTCCATGCGCCCGAGCCAGGCTATGCGACTGTGGCAGCAGGTGATGCTGTCGCAGGTGCGCGGCGGCGCGGCCGATCTCACCATGCGCCAGACGGCGATCCTGTTCACCATCTATCTAGATCCGCCGCCGCATACGGTGCGCGGGCTCGCCGCCCGGCTCAACGTCACCAAGCCGGTGATCACCCGCGCGCTCGACACGATGGGCGCGCTGAAGCTGGTGTCGCGCCACCGCGACGAGCTCGACAAACGGAACGTGCTGGTCAAGCGCACGGTCGAAGGCGCGCTCTTTGTCGAGCGCTTCGGCGATGGTATCATCGCCCGAGCCCACGAATTGCCAATCTGA